The sequence GTTCACGCGGTTGGGGTCGATCTCCTGGCGGATGGGCTTGAGGCCGTTGGCCCGGTACCAGTCGAGGATGAACTCACCGATCTCCTTCTCCGAGCCGGTGGGGCTCAGGATGTCCACGAGGTCGCGGGTGAGTTCGGCCAGTTCCTGGCCGTCGATGTGCTGAAGAATTCGTTCCCTGGCGTCGTTGTCCATGGTGTCGTGGTAGGTCGGAGTGCGTTCGATGCTCTCGATACGTTGTCAGCTCTTACGCTGCTTGTCGATCTTCATGATGGGCATGACCCCGGTGACGTCGACCTTGTAGAGGTCCTGCAACAGCAGGTGGGTCTCCTCCGCCTGCTTGGCGATGGACTCGATCTCGTCCTCGGTGAGGTTGAAACCGTACTCCTTGTCGATCTCGCGAATCCGTTCCTTCACGGCAGTTCCTCCGATCTGCGACTGTCTGTCAGGGGATGCACGCGGGCGAGCCCATGGCTCTCGAACGGCTCGTAACACGCGGCCCCATGCGTGTCAACGCGGGCTTTCCCGGGAACGCACGGAGGGTTACCGGCTCCTGTTTCCCTGGCGGCTTTCCATCATGCGCATGGCTGCGGGTGGCCGATCAAACCGTTCCGTCTTCGTCTTCGGGCAGCCGCAACAGGCGTTCACCACGCCACACTCGAACGATCCGCACGGCGTCCCGATCCCGTCGATAGATGATCCTGAATGGCGGATTCGTCAGTTCTCTGAGCGAAGCCTGCCCGAACTCGGGTACGATGCGCCCCATGTCGGGGTGATATGCCAGGCTCTCGACACGTTCCATGATCCTTCGGATCAAGCGCAAGCCCACGTCCGGAACGCCCTCGCCGGCGTACCAATCCTGGATCTCGTTCAGGTCGGCCAAGGCGGAATCGGCCAGTCGAATCTCCACGGGAACGACTACTTGAGGCCGAGCCGGGACTTCGCTTCCGCCAACGAGACCTCGCGTCCTTCTTCGATATCCGACAACCCTTCGACAACCGCCCGCATGAAAGCGCGCTCATCGTCGGCTGCCTCGAATTCTTCGACGGACTGGACGACTGCGACGCCTCGCCCGCGACTAGTGACGAGAACGGGACGGTGAGACTCCGCGGCATGTCTCACGACGCGCCCGGGGTTGGATTTCAGGTCGGTCAGGGGAACGATGTCTTGAGAGAACTTCACTTGCGTCTCCTCAACTGGACCTATTGAATGTACGAATAATAGATGCGGTAGAGCGTACTGTCAACAAGCCTTCGTCCCAGGGTCCGGGGCTCCCGGCACCCCGCGGGTTATGGAAGCGTCCCCGGCGCCCCATCTCTCTCCTTGACACCCGGACCCCCGCAACCCACAATGAAAGCTGCTGCTGCGCCGCGGGGTCCGGGCTCTTCCCGGGCCGGGCCGATGCGTGCCGGCATGGATCATGATCGAACTTCTTGTGACCTATCCGGGTCTTGTGTTCATCGGACTGTCGATGTTGGTGATTCTCGATACGGTGAGCGGGAACCTGCCTCCGGCGGCGCTGGTGCCGTTCGCGTTGGGCACGGTGGTGGCGGTGATCCTTTTGTGAGACGCCGCCGGCCGGTGCCGGGAGTGGAGCCGAGAGAATGACGAAACCCTTCGCGCGGGCGTGGACGGCGGCCGGGGCGCTCTGGATGGCGGCATTGTTCTTGTCCGGGGCGGCTATGGCCCAGACCCGGCCCGCGGTCCCGGACGACCCGGCGTCACCGCTGTTGCGGCAGGGAACCATTGAGGAGCAGGATCTGACCGGCTCGGAACCGAAACCGGCACCGCCCGCCGGCGAGACCGTGTCCAAGACACCCGCCGTGACGGGAACGCCGACTTGGCCCGGGCCGGCAGCAAGAATCCCGGGCCGGGAGTCGGAGGGAGCGGCGGCGCCGCGCGCCGGCACCACGGCTCTCGCGCCGCGACGGGGGCCCGCCGTGCAGGCGCCGACCGTGCCCGCCACCGGGTCCGATGCCCCGTCGGACCGCGGCACCGGGGACTCCTACCCGCTCCCGGACCTGGCCGCGGTAGTGGGTTCCGGTGTGCCGCAGCGCGAGGCGTCGATGAAGCTGTTGCAGCAGGGCCAGGCCCTTCTCCGGGCGGAGCGGCACGAAGCCGCGCTGGCGCGCTTCGAACAAGGCATCCGGGTGGACTCGAGCAATCCCTACAGCCATTACTTCGTTGCCCGCGCGCACTACTTCCTGGGCAACTATCGCGAGTCCCTGAACTTTCTCGAAGTTGCGGAATCGGGGCTGGCCGTGGATGACAGGTGGCTCGCGGAGGTGTATGTCCTGCGCGCTCGCAGCGCCACCGCTCTCGGTTTCCACGCGCGCGCCGATCTCGACTACGTGCGCGCGCTGGAGATCCAGCCGTTCCACGGCTACGCCCTGGCGCGCCTCACCACCATCGAACCCGCCGCGCGCGCGAACCGCACCCCCTGACGACGCGTCATCGGGACCCGGTCCACGGCCGGAAACTCATCTCTTGGGATAAACGATCGCGGGGGGCCCGCGTTGGATCACGGCGCGACGCCGGCGGTATCCGGCAGCTCGTAGTTCAACGTCAGGCGCACGGTCACGGGGTCCCCGGCGACGCTGCCGGGCATGGGGCCGAAGGGCGCGGATTCCCGAACGTTGCGCAACGCCTCCACGTCCAGCACGATGAAACCCGACGACCTGGACAGCTTGACGCCTTCGACCTCCCCGTTCCCGTGCACGGCAAAGACCACGTCCACCGCGCCCTGCTGCCGTGTGCGCTTGGCGTATTCCGGGTAGCGCGCGTTGCCGCCGATCTTCCGCCGCAGCGACTCGACGTAGGCCCGCTCGCGCGGGTTGCCCGGCTCTTCCCGGGGCTCGGTCCGGATCACGCGGACGCCCTCGACCGGTGGAAGCTCGGGCGTTTCCTCACCCCGTTGCCGCCGCCGGATCCGCTCCACGGCCTGGTCGATGAGCACCAGCCGATCCGTCTCTTCCGTCCGCGGCGGTTCCACCGGCGATGGGCCGGTCCCGTCCCCGGAGCCGGCCGCGGCCGGCGCTTCGGCCACGGGCGTGGGCGGGGTGCGCGGCTTCGTGAAGAGGCGCGACAGCATGTCGATACGATCTCGCGCCAGCTTGGCGCCGGATCGATGGCCGAGCTCGGTGTAGACGCCCAGGACGCGGTAGTAGTCCCTCAATGCCTTCAGGGGCTCACCCTTGAGCAGACGCACCTCCGCCGTATTGTGGAGCGCCAGGGCCAGGGACAGGGTGCTCCCCGCCCCCTCGGCCAGCGACACCGCCTCGTCGAGCTGGCCCAGAGCTTCCACGTAGCGTTCGGCGCGGGCATTCCCTCGCGCCTCGACGATTTTTTCGTATGCCTGCTTTTCGAGATCGGGCGCGGCGCCGTTGCCGGGCGCCGGACCGGTCTGCGCGTGCGCAAGGGTCGCCGCGGCCAAGAGCCACGCCAGCACAAGCCCCCGGCGGCACACTCGCAGTCCGTTCAACAGATGGCCGTTCATGTCCTCGAAGCGGCGGCCGGGACACCCGGTGCCCTGGGCCGCGCTAGTGTCGTGTCCCGTAAATTCCTGGCATAATTTGCTGGTCTTTTTCGCCGTCGGCTGCGTTGCTCTTCCTCGCGTGGTGCCCGCCACTGCTCGTCATCGCGCCTTGCCGACGACGAAATATCCTGCGCAACTTATGCCAGGAATTTACGGGACACGACACTAGTGCTCGCCTCTCCCCAGGGCTTCCGAACGTTCCGCCGCCTGCAGCACCGCCTCCATGACGGTGGCACGAAAAGCGCCCTGTTCCAGGGCGAAAAGGCCGGCGGCCGTGGTCCCGGCCGGCGACGTGACGGCATCGCGCAACTCGGCGAGGTGTTCCTTGGATTCCCGTGCCATGACGGCGGAGCCGTAGACGGTTTGCAGCGCCAGCTTCAGGGCGACGTCCCGGCCGAGTCCCATCTGCACGCCGCCCGCGGTGAGCGCCTCGATGAACAGGAAGACGTAGGCGGGGCCGCTGCCGCTCAAGGCGGTCACGGCGTCGAGATGATGCTCCTCCACGGTGACCGCGAGCCCCACGCTCGAAAGGATCTGTCCCACCCGATCGAGGTCCTCGCTCCGCGCCCAGCGGCCCCCGGCGTACGCCGAGGCGGCCTCGCCCACGAGACAGGGCGTATTGGGCATGACCCGGACCACGCGCGTGCCCTCGGGCAGAAGCCCCTCGATACGCGCCAGCGGCACTCCGGCCGCGATGGACACCACCAGCTTGCCGTCCAGCGGGGTGCCGGCCAGTTCCTGCAACACCGCGTCGATGACCTGGGGCTTGACCGCGAGAATCACGATGTCCGACGAGTTCACCAACTCGACGTTGTCCTGGAGGAACCGGACGCCTGTTTCGTCGACCAGAGCCTTCCCCAACGCCTCGATGGGATCGCTCGCGGCCAACCGGTTCCGGTCCACCAGACCGGCGCGCAGGATTCCCTGGATGATGGCGCTGCCCATCTTGCCGGCGCCGATGAAACCGATCCTGTCCTGGAGCATGGGGCCTCCTCGCGGGACCGCGCGCGTGTCACCGCAACGTTACGCTGGCCGAAACAGAACGGCGGCGGCATTCACCACGGAACGCCGCCGCCCGAAAGGCAATTCCTGAACGCGGCTATACGGTCTTGAGCTGCACCGTGCCCTGGGCCACGCCGCGAATATAGCCTTCAAAGCCCTGGGGCGAGAAGGTCCACGTGATCCACAGCGGTTCATCATGGTCGTTGACGAACCCGTGGTTGGTGCGGGGCGGAATGAACACGACCGAGCCCGGGACGATCTCCGTGGTCTCGTCTCCCACGGTGGCCATCGCCCGACCGCCGAACACGAACAGTATCTCTTCGGCGTCGTCGTGGGAGTGCAGGGGAATCTCGCTGTGCGGATCGACTTGCTGGAGGCCCATGGAGAAGTGGTGCGTCCCGGTCGTGCGGGGTTCGACGCAGGGATAGAGCGTGCGCGGAGCCTCTCCCTCGATGCGCACGACCTCGGCATCCTCCTTGGAGAAGAAATACTTCATGGCCTAGTAGCTCTCTTCCTCGGTATCGTTCGTGGTGAGGCGGCGGAACGTACGGTCGTCGTCAAAGTTCTTCATCATCCGGGATTCCCGTTCCAGCTCTTCCTGGCAGCGCACGCACAGCCGCGTGAACGGCATCACCTTGAGCCGGCCCACCCCGATATCCTCGCCGCACTCCTCGCACTCTCCATAGGAGCCCTCGCCCAGCCGGGCCAACGCGTCTTCGATGGCCATCAGCTTGGTGCGCTCCCGGTCGTTGAGGATCATGTTGATCTCGCGGTCCCGTTCGTCACTGGCGAGATCGTAAGTGTCGCGCCCTTCGTCCTTGGTGCTTTCCACTTCTTGTTTGAGCCGGTCGGGAAGGTCTTCCAGGAGCTGGCTCTTCATGTCGAGCAGGGTCTCCCGGAACTTCTTCAGTACGTCTTTTCTCATGGTCGTGTCTCCTGGGAAGGGACCCAATTGACCACTATTTGAAAGCGGAGTCAACCAAATTGGGCGCCTCCGGCGAGTCAGGAGCCGAACTCAACGATATCGACACCTTGCGGTATTTTCAGCCGGAATACCGAGGGATCCAGGGCGAACCCGCGGCGGATGTTCTCGAAACCGAAGGTCCACAGGTTGCCGCCCTCGTCCTCGATGCGCACCCGGCGGATGTCGTAGCGCTCGGCGTCGGCGGTGAGGATGATCTCGCGGAGCCCGGCGTTGGCCCGCCGGGGGATCAGCCTGAGCCGGTGGCCGTCGGCGGTGCTTTCCAGCAACTCGGCGCGAAAGTCCCGTTGCAGCTTGCCGATGCCCAGCAGGAACGACAACGGCAGGTCCGATCGAAACGCCCCACCCACGGCCGTCTTGATGACCTGGCGTTCGGCGGGTTGGTAGAAGTAGAGATGGCGCCCGTCGGAAAGGACGAACTGCCCCGCCGGCTCTTCGTAGCGCCAGAGCATCTTCCCGGGCCGGCTGAAGTAGAAGCTGCCTCTGCCCTCGATGCTCCGGTTGAGCGTGCGGTACTCGGTGGTCTGGTGGAACTCGGCGCTGTAGTCCCGCGTGGAGTCGTAGCGCCGCTGCACTTCCCGCACCACTTCCGCCGCATTCCGTGCGCCGGCTTGGGGCACAAGCGCCGCCAGGATCGCCGCGCATCCGAGCGCAACCGCCAATCCCGCCCGTCGGCTGCCCCACGGCCGCGGCAAGCGACCTCCGTCAGGGTCGAGGAGAGTCCGCATGTCGTCCTTTCGTAGTCTGTTCCGTCATTCCTCGATCTTCGGCGCCAGAACCTCGCGCGGCTTGGCGCCCTCCGCCGGTCCCACCACGCCCTCCCGTTCCATCTTCTCGATCATGCGCGCGGCGCGGTTGTAGCCCACCCTCAGGCGCCGCTGGACCATGGAGATGGAGGCCTGCCGGGTCTCGGTGACCACCGCCACCGCCTGGTCGTACATCTCGTCGTAGTCGTCGTCCAGGCCCCCGAGATCGCCGCCCCCTTCCGCGGCCGCCTCGAGGATGTCCGGCCGGTACTCGGGCCTCCCCTGCTGCTTGATGAAGTCCGTGACCTTGCCGATCTCCCGGTTGGAGACGTAAGGGCCGTGGAGCCGGATCAGGCGCGCGGTGCCGGGCGGCAGGAACAGCAGATCGCCGTTGCCCAGGAGCTGTTCCGCCCCCTGGCCGTCCAGGATCGTGCGCGAGTCGATGCGCGAGGTCACCTGAAAGGACACCCTGGCGGGGAAGTTGGCCTTGATGAGTCCGGTGATCACGTCCACCGAGGGCCGCTGGGTGGCCAGCACCATGTGGATCCCCGCGGCCCGGGCCTTCTGGGCCAGCCGCGTGATGTGCTCCTCGATATCCCGTCCCACGGACATCATGAGATCCGCCAACTCGTCGATGAGGATCACCACCCGCGGCATGCGCACGTGCACCAGTTCCTCGCGCCCGTCCAGGCGTCCCCCCAACTCCTCCTCGGCGGGGTCGGCGGACGCCGGGGCGCGCGGCGGTTCCTTCTCCAGGATGCGGTTGTAGTTGTCGATGTTGCGCGCGCCCTTGTCGCGCATCAGGCGATAGCGCCGGTCCATCTCCTGCACCGCCCAGAACAAGGCGGCGCGCGCCTCCTTGGGGTCGGTCACCACCGGCGTCAGGAGGTGGGGCAGACCCTCGTACGGCGTCAACTCGAGCATCTTGGGGTCGATCATGATGAAGCGCACGTCGTCCGGCGTGGCCCGATAGAGGATGCTCAGGATCATCGAATTGAGCGACACCGACTTGCCCGTGCCGGTGGCGCCGGCCACCAGCAGGTGCGGCATGCGCGCGAGGTCGGTGGCGAACGGAGCGCCGGAGACATCCTTGCCCAAGGCCAGGGGCAGGCTCGCCCCGGAATCGGAGTAGACCGGGTCTTCCAGGATCTCCCGCAGAACGACCGTCTCCCGCCGGGTGTTGGGCACCTCGATTCCGACCACGGACTCGCCCGGGATCGGCGCCAGGATGCGGATGCTCACCGCGCTCAGAGCCATGGCGAGGTCGTCCGCCACGCCCACGATGCGGCGCACCATGACGCCGGGAGCGGGGCGGAACTCGTACACCGTGATGACCGGTCCGGGCCGCGCCGCCAGCACCTCGCCCTCGATGCCGAAGTCCTGAAGCTTCCGCTGCAGCACGAGACAATTGGCCTCCAGCGAGGCCTTGTCCACGCCGGCCTTGTCCATGGGAGGCGAATCGAGGAACGCCATCGGCGGCAAGGTGTAACCGTTGCCGAGTTCCGGGAAGACGAACTGTTCGGGCTCCCGCCTGGGCCTGGGTTTGGCCTTGGCCTTCTTCCTGCGTGCCTTGGGCTCCTCCGGCGCCTCCTGCTCGATGACCTCGTCAAGGATGATCGGCGGCGGCTCGAAGTCCTTGTGCTCCTTCTTGACGTTGACGGGGGCCTCCCGTCCCGGTTTCAGCCGCCGCGCGGAAGCCGCGGCCGCGCCCATCGAAGAGCGAAGCTGGCCTTGTGCACCCGCGACACGACCCCACCAGTTCAACATGGACGTCTGGGACAGCAGCATGCCCGCGAGCAAGAACAGGAACACCGTGATCGCACACGTCCCGGCGTAGCCGAACATCTCCGTGAGCAACGCCCGCGAGAAGCCCCCCAGGGCGCCGCCGCCGTCCCGCGCCAGCTCCACCTCGTGCACGAGGCTGATCAGGATCGCCACGCCCCATAGCAGCACGCCGCTGCCGAAGAGCTGGAGGAGCCGCAACCTGCGCGGTTCTCGGCGAAACAGGCGCAGGGCCATCCACACCAGCAGCAGCGGCACCAGGTAGGCGGTGAGGCCGAAACCCTGGAGCAGCGCATCCGCCAGGTAGGCACCCACCACGCCCCCAAGGTTGAGGGTATCCTGCGAACCCGACGGGACGTTGAAGGAACGGTCCAGGGGGCTGTAGGAAGCGAGGCTCAGAACCGCGAAGCACGCGCCCACCAGCGCCACCGCGCCCCACAGTTCACGATTGATTCGAGTGCCGTTCTCCATGAGCGCCTCGCCTACATCTCCATGATATAGGGCACGATCACCGGCCGGCGGTGGAGCCGTTTCTCGAAGAACCGCCGCAGCGATCGGCGGATGCCTTCCTTCAACTCCACGGAATCCATGCGCGTCTCGGAACCGCAGCCGTCGAGGTACGCCCACAGCGCATCCTTCGCCGTGCCCAGGACGTCTTCCTCTTCCTCCGAACGCATGACGCCGCGCGCCAGGAGGTCCGGCCCCGCGGTCACCTCGCCGGTGCGCGGGTGCACCGCCATGGCCACCACCACGAGCCCGTCCTCGCTCAAGTGCCGGCGGTCGCGGATGACGATGTCCTCCACGTCGCCGACGCCCTTGCCGTCCACGAAGACCTTGCCGGTGGACACCGGCTCCACGCGCCAGGCGTCCTCCCCGTCCAGCTCCAGCACGTCGCCGTTCTCCAGCAGAAAGCAGTTGTCGGCGGGGATGCCCACGGCGCGCGCCAGTTCCACGTGTTTGCAGAGCTGCCGGTACTCCCCGTGCAGGGGCACGAAGTAGCGCGGACGGGTGAGCTGGAGCATGG is a genomic window of Deltaproteobacteria bacterium containing:
- the proC gene encoding pyrroline-5-carboxylate reductase — translated: MLQDRIGFIGAGKMGSAIIQGILRAGLVDRNRLAASDPIEALGKALVDETGVRFLQDNVELVNSSDIVILAVKPQVIDAVLQELAGTPLDGKLVVSIAAGVPLARIEGLLPEGTRVVRVMPNTPCLVGEAASAYAGGRWARSEDLDRVGQILSSVGLAVTVEEHHLDAVTALSGSGPAYVFLFIEALTAGGVQMGLGRDVALKLALQTVYGSAVMARESKEHLAELRDAVTSPAGTTAAGLFALEQGAFRATVMEAVLQAAERSEALGRGEH
- a CDS encoding type II toxin-antitoxin system RelE/ParE family toxin, whose product is MEIRLADSALADLNEIQDWYAGEGVPDVGLRLIRRIMERVESLAYHPDMGRIVPEFGQASLRELTNPPFRIIYRRDRDAVRIVRVWRGERLLRLPEDEDGTV
- a CDS encoding outer membrane lipoprotein carrier protein LolA, giving the protein MAVALGCAAILAALVPQAGARNAAEVVREVQRRYDSTRDYSAEFHQTTEYRTLNRSIEGRGSFYFSRPGKMLWRYEEPAGQFVLSDGRHLYFYQPAERQVIKTAVGGAFRSDLPLSFLLGIGKLQRDFRAELLESTADGHRLRLIPRRANAGLREIILTADAERYDIRRVRIEDEGGNLWTFGFENIRRGFALDPSVFRLKIPQGVDIVEFGS
- a CDS encoding TraR/DksA family transcriptional regulator codes for the protein MRKDVLKKFRETLLDMKSQLLEDLPDRLKQEVESTKDEGRDTYDLASDERDREINMILNDRERTKLMAIEDALARLGEGSYGECEECGEDIGVGRLKVMPFTRLCVRCQEELERESRMMKNFDDDRTFRRLTTNDTEEESY
- a CDS encoding TonB family protein translates to MNGHLLNGLRVCRRGLVLAWLLAAATLAHAQTGPAPGNGAAPDLEKQAYEKIVEARGNARAERYVEALGQLDEAVSLAEGAGSTLSLALALHNTAEVRLLKGEPLKALRDYYRVLGVYTELGHRSGAKLARDRIDMLSRLFTKPRTPPTPVAEAPAAAGSGDGTGPSPVEPPRTEETDRLVLIDQAVERIRRRQRGEETPELPPVEGVRVIRTEPREEPGNPRERAYVESLRRKIGGNARYPEYAKRTRQQGAVDVVFAVHGNGEVEGVKLSRSSGFIVLDVEALRNVRESAPFGPMPGSVAGDPVTVRLTLNYELPDTAGVAP
- a CDS encoding DNA translocase FtsK 4TM domain-containing protein; this encodes MENGTRINRELWGAVALVGACFAVLSLASYSPLDRSFNVPSGSQDTLNLGGVVGAYLADALLQGFGLTAYLVPLLLVWMALRLFRREPRRLRLLQLFGSGVLLWGVAILISLVHEVELARDGGGALGGFSRALLTEMFGYAGTCAITVFLFLLAGMLLSQTSMLNWWGRVAGAQGQLRSSMGAAAASARRLKPGREAPVNVKKEHKDFEPPPIILDEVIEQEAPEEPKARRKKAKAKPRPRREPEQFVFPELGNGYTLPPMAFLDSPPMDKAGVDKASLEANCLVLQRKLQDFGIEGEVLAARPGPVITVYEFRPAPGVMVRRIVGVADDLAMALSAVSIRILAPIPGESVVGIEVPNTRRETVVLREILEDPVYSDSGASLPLALGKDVSGAPFATDLARMPHLLVAGATGTGKSVSLNSMILSILYRATPDDVRFIMIDPKMLELTPYEGLPHLLTPVVTDPKEARAALFWAVQEMDRRYRLMRDKGARNIDNYNRILEKEPPRAPASADPAEEELGGRLDGREELVHVRMPRVVILIDELADLMMSVGRDIEEHITRLAQKARAAGIHMVLATQRPSVDVITGLIKANFPARVSFQVTSRIDSRTILDGQGAEQLLGNGDLLFLPPGTARLIRLHGPYVSNREIGKVTDFIKQQGRPEYRPDILEAAAEGGGDLGGLDDDYDEMYDQAVAVVTETRQASISMVQRRLRVGYNRAARMIEKMEREGVVGPAEGAKPREVLAPKIEE
- a CDS encoding cupin domain-containing protein; translated protein: MKYFFSKEDAEVVRIEGEAPRTLYPCVEPRTTGTHHFSMGLQQVDPHSEIPLHSHDDAEEILFVFGGRAMATVGDETTEIVPGSVVFIPPRTNHGFVNDHDEPLWITWTFSPQGFEGYIRGVAQGTVQLKTV
- a CDS encoding type II toxin-antitoxin system prevent-host-death family antitoxin, with product MKFSQDIVPLTDLKSNPGRVVRHAAESHRPVLVTSRGRGVAVVQSVEEFEAADDERAFMRAVVEGLSDIEEGREVSLAEAKSRLGLK